CCCGATAGCTGCATTCCAATTGTTATCAGGAATAAAATCAAAATGCTGTTCCCCGTTTCTGGTCAGATTTACGGTGCAGATTTCTATTTGACCCTTATAATCAGCCGACAACTCCCAAAGCAATTCGCGGACTTCATTGTCCATGGCTACGATATGGATCCTGCGGATGTTCCTCAATTCTGAAATTCCGGCCGTGATATCCAGTAAAGGTGCGGTTTTTATCAGGATGTTGCCTGATTTTGAAAAGTACAAATCCAGTAATCCGGGTACATTCGGGCTGCAGTCCTTCAGCATGAAAACTTTGCCCTTCACTTCATTGCGCCTTGAGGGATCGATGTAAATCCAATCGTATTGTATTGTCGAATCAGTTACAACCTGCGTACTGTCACCGTGTATGGAGGTAATATTTCCGGCTTGCATCGCGGCGAAATTATGTGAAACGATTTTTGATAACCCCCCATCAATTTCGCAATGGAAAACCTTTTTGATTTTTTTCGAAAAGTAAAAATCATCGACACCGAATCCGCCTGTGAGATCAATAAGATTTTCTCCTGAAACGAGTCGCGATTTGTATTCCGCAGTTTTCTCTGAAGAGGTCTGTTCGACGGAAATCTTTGACGGATAAATGATATTGGCGGTATTAAACCAGGTGGGGAGTTTGGTTTGTGCCTTTGTTTTCGCCGAAATCTGGTTTAATATCTCAATCCATTCCCCATCAGGAAACGGATTTCTTTTAAGTGCCAAAGCCTTGACATCCTTTCCGATTTGGGAATTAATGAATTCCTGGATTTCCGGTTTTAAGATGGGATTTTCCAAGACTAAATATTTTTGGCCAGTATCCTGATGATTTTATTTTCAGGAAAAAACTCCTTTCCGATGACCTTGAGCATGGTGTAAACCGGGACGGCGATGATCATGCCCAATACACCAAATAAAAATCCACCTATTAAAATCACCAGGAATATTTCCAACGGATGGGAATTGGTGCTTTTTGAAAAGATGATCGGTTGTGAAAAGTTATTGTCTATGAATTGTACGACCGCAAAACCGATCATTACATAAATGGTTTTCGGCAGGATCTCCGACTGAAAATCCATTCCGAGATTGCTGATCATCGTCAGTACAGCCGCCAAAACCGACCCGATCAGCGGCCCGATGTACGGAATGATGTTCAATACCGCGCAAAAGAACGCAATCACAAATCCGTTTTGTATCCCGAAAATCAGCAATACAATCCAGTAGAGTAGGAATACGATGAACAATTGAAGCAATAAACCGATAAAATAACGGCTTAACAAGTCGTTGATCTTGCTTAGGGAATTCAGGATTTTTTCTTCATGGTTGTCCGGCAGGATTTTTTTTATGCCGATGATGAACATGATTTTGTCTTTCAGGAAGAAAAAGGTGATGAAAAGGGTAGAAGCGAGGCCCATCCCGAAACTGCTCAGCGCTCCCAACACCGAATTCAGGAATACAGGGATAAAATTAAAATCCAGTTTTGACGTGATTTTTGAAACGTCAATCGTATTTCCTTTATCTACGCCATGCGAAATCAGGAAGTTATTGATCTTGGCCAATAGTTCGCTGACGTTCGTTTCAATTTCGGAAGTATTCAATACCGAAAGGTTTTCACTTTGGGAAAGCACCAGCGGCACGAACATCATGATGAGTCCCACGATGATTAAAATGAAAATGAATAAGGTCGCGACAGTAGCCATCGTCATCGAGAATTTCAGTTTTTTCCTGAAAAAAAGCTGGATCGGATTGCCAATAAGCGTCAGGATCAAGGCCGCAACCAGGTAATAAATCAGGGTCTGGATTTGCCAGATCAGGTAAATGGCCGCAACAATCAACGCCAGCGTCCCGATCGCCTTTAGAATGCCGTTGGAGATTGTTTTTGACGTGATCATATTAATTATTGAATATGTAATTAAGGATGTTGGCACCCATCCTGAGTGCTTTTTCACGGACTTCCTTCGGGTCGTTGTGGACCTCAGGATCTTCCCAGCCGTCACCGAGGTCACATTCGAATGTATATAGGAAAACCAATCTGTTTTCTATAAAAATCCCAAAAGCCTGCGGCCGTTTTCCATCATGCTCGTGGATTTTCGGCAGTCCGGCAGGAAAAGGAAAAGGCTTCTGGAAAATCTCATGCGAAGCCGGAATTTCGACCAATTCCTGATCAGGGAATACTTTCCTGATTTCTTTTCGGATGTATTGATCCATGCCATAATTGTCATCAAAATGCACAAAACCACCGGAAAGCATATATTTCCTGAGGTTGATCACCTCCGCATCACTGAATACCACATTCCCGTGACCTGTGGCGTGCACAAATGGGTACGAAAACAAATCCGGGCTGGAAAGTTCTACGGTTCCGGGTTTGGGCTTGATTTTAGTGCGGATGTTCTGGTTGCAGAATTTAATCAGGTTTGGTAACGAAGTCGGATTGGCATACCAGTCGCCGCCGCCATTGTACTTAATCAGGGCAATTTCCTGCGCATTCCCGAAAAAGGGCAAAAACAACAGGATATAAAATATTTTCTTCATGGATTTATTTTTCATTAAAAAAAACAACGCTGTGGCAGGCAACAATGGCGGCAGTTTCAGTGCGTAATCTTGTTTCACCTAGGGTTACGGGAAGGAAATTTTCTTCAAGCGCTAATGTAATTTCTTTTTCTGAAAAATCGCCTTCAGGTCCGATCATAATTAAACAATCCTGATTGGAAATGAGTTGGCTTTTCAGGGTTTTCTTTGCTGTTTGCTCACAATGCGCTATAAATTTATGAGCGTTGTGTTTTTTTGATACAAATTCCTTAAACGCAATGGGCTCGTTTAATTTCGGCAAAAAATACTGGTTTGACTGTTTCATCGCCGACAGCAATATTTTTTCCATACGCTCTGTTTTCAGGATCTTGCGTTCAGAATGGTCGCAGATGATCGGCGTAATTTCAGACACGCCAATCTCTGTAGCTTTCTCCAGAAACCATTCGTAGCGCTCGTTCATTTTAGTGGGCGCTACGGCAAGGTGCAGTTCCGGTTTCTGCTTTGGCTGCTTTTCGTAAGAAACAATTTTCACAAGGCATTTGTTTTCGGAAGCCAAAGAAATTTCCGTTTTAAACAAAAAACCTAAACCATTGGTTACAAATAAAATATCGCCTGTGTTTTTACGCAATACTTTTACGATATGTTTGCTTTCTTCCCTGTCAAAAAAGAAAGATTCTGAAGATTCGCTGATGTCAGGATTATAAAAAAGCTGCATGGTTAAAATTCGATTCGTGCTTTGGAAACCACTGATTTATCATTGAATTTCCGGTGAAGGTATTTCTGATAGCCTACGATGCCGATCATGGCAGCATTGTCCGTCGTATATTCAAATTTCGGGATGAAAGTTTTCCAGCCATACTTTGCCTCTGCTTCCTTCAAAGTGCTCCTGATCCCTGAATTCGCTGAAACCCCGCCGCCAATAGCGACTTGCGTAATTCCCGTTTCAGCCACGGCTGATTTCAGCTTATCCATCAGGATTTTGATGATCGTATGCTGGATCGATGCACAGATATCGTTGATATTTTCAGCAATGAAATCCGGATTTTGCGCTACATTTTTCTGGATGAAATACAAAATCTGAGTTTTCAACCCCGAAAAACTGAAATCCAGTCCGGGAACTTTTGGTTTCGTAAATTCAAACGCTTTCGGGTTCCCGCTTTGTGCATATTTATCGACCAAAGGCCCTCCGGGATAGGGCAGTCCCAGTATTTTAGCGGTTTTATCAAAAGCTTCACCTACAGCGTCATCAGTCGTTTCCCCGATAATCTCCATTTCAAAAAAACCGTTCACCTTAACAATCTGGGTATGTCCGCCCGAAATCGTCAGAGCCAGAAATGGAAATTCAGGCTTGTCAAATCCTTCCTCATCGATAAAATGCGCCAGGATGTGGGCATGCATATGGTTCACGGCAATCAAAGGAATGTCCAGCGCGAGCGACAATGATTTGGCAAAAGAGGTCCCCACAAGCAGCGATCCCATCAATCCCGGGCCCTGCGTAAAGGCGATGGCGTTCAACTGCTCCTTCGCCACACCGGCCTTTTGCAGCGCAGCATCAATTACGGGAACGATATTCTGTTGGTGCGCCCTTGAAGCGAGCTCAGGAACCACGCCCCCATATTGCTGGTGGATCAACTGGTTCGCCACAACATTCGACAGCACTTTGTCGTTATGCATTACAGCTGCGGCGGTATCATCGCAGGAACTTTCAATGGACAGTATAAAAACTGCTTCAGGTTGCATAAACAGAGGATTTTTGAGTTATATTTGACCAAGCCAAAAGTAACTATTTTTTGCAAAAGGCCGTTGCTGCTTTTTTAAAATAAAATTTAGGAAAATTAGACATTCAGGTTTCAGAAAAGAGAAAGAATCACTATTGACATTCCTTTCGGGAATGTTACTTTTATTGGCATTACCATCATTTAAAACTGATGTTACGCATCAAGCCGGAAACATACTAAAAACGATGTCATGGCGCTAAACTTCAAAAGAAAACTACCTGTTGCTCCCGAACGCGATTCGGTAATAAAGCCTGCCTTTTCTTCCATCGGTATTTTACTGACATTGATAAACCTGGGCATTACTGTTGCTTTTGCATGGCCATCAGGGGGCGTTGCTGCTGTGGCTCCTATGGCATTTATCGGTATGATGGCATTGCTTACCGCTACGCTGGCAGTTTCGGTGAGTACTGGCGCATGGCGAGTGCTTACCAGGGCAAGGGAAGCAAATGATGATGTGAAAATTCAGGCCGTTTATGGCAGCCAGGCCATTGCAGTTTTGTTGGCAGTATTAAGTGTGATTATCGCCGGACTTTTGGCGGTACACGGGCAATCGGATAATGGTTTTTTCTTTCCGATGCTTTTTTCACTGCCATTCCTGGCCTGCTTCATCTCAGGGAACCATGTGCTACAGGCTACAGCCAAAGCCAGGTTTGCCTTTTTGCTGATGTTTTTGATGCTGGCGGTTCATATCCTGCTTTTATGGGCAGTCATTCCATTGAGCACAAGAAATCTGGCTTTCGCTTTTGCGTTTTCATGGTTCATCGGTTTTGCAGGCCTGTTTGGATATTTTATTTATTGCAACAGGTCATCTCCCGGATTGTACCCGCTGAAATCGAAAGCTGCCGTTGTAAGGGAAATTTTAAGGGAAGCTTTTTTTGTATTCAAAAGGCAATTCTTAAGGACATTGCTCGGTATTGTATTGCTTTTCCTGACTATTGCCATCGTGTTATCGCTTCCGGTGGTGCAAACCGCAATCGGGCATTATGTGACCGACATGCTTAATAAGGATTACAAGACCAACATCAGGATTGAGCAGGTTGCCGTTTCCGTATTTGGCGGCGTAAAGCTTAAAAAAGTCATGATCCGCGACCATCACAACGATACGCTGATTTACGCCAATCGGATTAAAACCAATATTTTAAGTTTCAGCGAAGCCTACAACGGTGATTTGTTTTTCGGGGATATCAGGCTCGATAAGATGGTATTTAAATTGAAGACTTATAAAGGTGAAACACAATCGAACATCAATAAATTCGTGTCGCTTTTTGATGACGGTAAAAAATCGTCCGGGAGAAAATTCCTGCTCAAAGCCCAAAACGTATATTTCACAGACAGCCGCTTTTTAGTTTTTGATGAAAATCGCGAAAACCCGAAGGATGCCGATTTCAGCAAACTTGACGCTTCCATCAGTAATTTCAAGATTTATGGACCTGAAGTTTCCGCCAAAATAAACAAGATGGCTTTTAAGGATTACCGCGGTGTACGTGTGAAAAACCTAACCTCAAAATTCCTTTATGATAAAACGCACATCAGCCTGGACAACCTTGACCTCGAAACGAGATTTTCTCATTTCAAAGGCGATGTAAGCCTGAAATACAGACAGGGAGGCATGGCCGATTTTAATAACCAGGTTTGGATCACTGCCAAAAAAATGGAAGCCACCGTGTCGAGCAATGACATCAGGTATTTTTATAAGGGCATCAGTGGTGACAAGATTTTTGATATAAAATCAGATGTTTCGGGAACGTTGAATAACCTGTTTTTCCATAACCTGCGTTTGGTCGATAACCGCAATTCCCGCATTAACGGAAATGTGGTTTTCAAAAATCTTTTCGGTAAAAAAGGGGATGCTTTTTACATGCGTGCCGGTTTCAGCAAACTGAATTCTACTTACGATGATCTAGCGGCTATTATGCCGGATGTTTTGGGCAAAAAATTGCCATCATCGCTTAAAAAGCTTGGAAGATTTAATCTGAATGGCAATGTTGAACTGACTCCCGAAACCCTCGTGACCGATTTTTACCTGTCTACCGGAATAGGAAATATCAAGGCCGAGCTTGAAATGTCAAATATCGATAATATCGACAATGCGGTTTATAAAGGCCACATTATTGCTGATACGTTCAACATCGGAAAGTTTATTGAAAGAAGTGACCTGGGCATCATCAGCTTCGATATCGATGCCGACGGCAGTGGCTTTACCACCAAAAACCTGATGACGAAAATCAGCGGAAAGGTCTCCAGGCTGTACTACAACCGCTACATTTATACCAATATTGAATTGGACGGGAACCTGCAAAGCCCATTCTATAAAGGCCGCGCGATTGTCAATGATCCAAACCTTTTTATGGATTTTGATGGAATGCTGGATTTGAGCGGGAAGGATAAACGTTATGATTTCCATACTGAAATCGATTATGCGGATCTGCACAAACTGAATTTTATAAAAGATACGATCTCGATTTTCAAGGGTGACATCCGCATGGATATCTCAGGCACTACGGTTGATAATATGCGTGGGAAAATCAACATCGCTCAGGCGGCTTACCAAAACAGGAAAGACAATTATATTTTTGACGATTTTACAATTGAATCCTCGTTTGACAACCAAGGCGTCAGGACGATTTCCATCAATTCTCCGGACGTTGTGGATGGCAAAGTGACCGGAAAGTTCCGATTTGCAGAATTGGGTAAAATCCTGCAGAATTCCGCAGGTAGCCTTTACACCAATTACAAACCCAATAAAGTAGCGAAAGGCCAGTTTTTAAAGTTCAACCTTAGTATTTACAATAAAATCGTCGAGATTTTTTACCCGGGTATTGAAGTGGGTTCTAATACTTTCGTACGGGGCAGCATCAACTCGGATGAAAGCGATTTCAAGATGAATTTCAGCTCGCCCGACATCAAGGCATTTGACAACGAGTTTAAGAAAGTCAGCCTGAACATCGACAATAAAAACCCGCTCTTCAACGCCTTCATAGAAATGGACAGCATCAAGACGAAATATTATAAAGTTTCCGATTTCAGTGCCATCAACGTGACGATGAAAGATACCATGTTCGTGCGTTCAGAATTTAAAGGCGGTACGAAAAACAACGATTACTTCAATCTCAACTTTTACCATACGATAGATAAAAATAAGAATAACGTCGTCGGAATCAAGAAATCCGAGTTGAAGTTCAAGGATTACCTTTGGTTCCTTAACGAAAAAGACGACGACAGGAACAAAATAGTTTTTGACAAAAAACTGCAGAATTTCTCGATTGACACCATCACGATGTCGCATGAAAACCAGAAAATGGAGCTTGTGGGCAAACTGAGGGACTCCACTTATAAAGATTTGAGCCTGAATTTCGAAAAGGTAGACCTGTCTAAAGTGCTGCCCACGGTCGACAGCCTCAGGGTCAGGGGGAGCCTGGATGGCAAAGTCAGTTTCAGGCAGGATAAGAAGGTATTCCAACCCACGTCATCACTTCGTATAGATGGCCTGAATGTCAATGATATCGCGCTCGGGAATATGCGTCTGAATATTGAGGGTGATGACTCTTTCAGGAAATTTACGGTGAATTCGGTTTTGGAAAATGACAATGTGGAGTCATTTATGGCCGAAGGGACTTTTGAAATCGCGAATAAGGAAACGCTGATGAATGTCGACATGCGTTTTAACCGGTTCAACATAGCGGCGCTGAGTCCGCTGGGAGGGAATGTCATTTCTAATATTCGTGGCTTTATATCAGGGACTTCAAATATTTCCGGCACATTTAAGAAGCCGGACATCAACGGGCGTTTGTTCCTGGAGGATGCCGGGTTAAAAATTCCGTATCTGAATACCGATTATGCTTTCAGGGACAATTCGATTGTAGATCTTTCGGAAAACCAGTTCATTTTCCAGAATGCCACCCTTATTGATACCAAGTATAAAACCGAAGGCGTTGTGAATGGCACCATTAAGCACAAAAATTTCTCAAACTGGAACCTTGATTTGTCCATCAGCAGCGACCGGTTCTTGGCGTTGGATACAAAAGATTCTGAAGATGCGGCTTATTATGGTACGGCATTTATTGATGGTAGAGCTACAATTTCCGGCCCTACAGGAGATCTTTTTATTGGTGTGGATGCAAAATCTGCTCCCGGAACAACAATCAAGATTCCTATAAATGATACGGAAGCTACGAGTTCAAGGAACTACATGCATTTTTACAGCCCAAAGGAA
This genomic stretch from Flavobacterium pallidum harbors:
- a CDS encoding 16S rRNA (uracil(1498)-N(3))-methyltransferase; its protein translation is MQLFYNPDISESSESFFFDREESKHIVKVLRKNTGDILFVTNGLGFLFKTEISLASENKCLVKIVSYEKQPKQKPELHLAVAPTKMNERYEWFLEKATEIGVSEITPIICDHSERKILKTERMEKILLSAMKQSNQYFLPKLNEPIAFKEFVSKKHNAHKFIAHCEQTAKKTLKSQLISNQDCLIMIGPEGDFSEKEITLALEENFLPVTLGETRLRTETAAIVACHSVVFFNEK
- the tsaD gene encoding tRNA (adenosine(37)-N6)-threonylcarbamoyltransferase complex transferase subunit TsaD gives rise to the protein MQPEAVFILSIESSCDDTAAAVMHNDKVLSNVVANQLIHQQYGGVVPELASRAHQQNIVPVIDAALQKAGVAKEQLNAIAFTQGPGLMGSLLVGTSFAKSLSLALDIPLIAVNHMHAHILAHFIDEEGFDKPEFPFLALTISGGHTQIVKVNGFFEMEIIGETTDDAVGEAFDKTAKILGLPYPGGPLVDKYAQSGNPKAFEFTKPKVPGLDFSFSGLKTQILYFIQKNVAQNPDFIAENINDICASIQHTIIKILMDKLKSAVAETGITQVAIGGGVSANSGIRSTLKEAEAKYGWKTFIPKFEYTTDNAAMIGIVGYQKYLHRKFNDKSVVSKARIEF
- a CDS encoding translocation/assembly module TamB domain-containing protein, whose protein sequence is MALNFKRKLPVAPERDSVIKPAFSSIGILLTLINLGITVAFAWPSGGVAAVAPMAFIGMMALLTATLAVSVSTGAWRVLTRAREANDDVKIQAVYGSQAIAVLLAVLSVIIAGLLAVHGQSDNGFFFPMLFSLPFLACFISGNHVLQATAKARFAFLLMFLMLAVHILLLWAVIPLSTRNLAFAFAFSWFIGFAGLFGYFIYCNRSSPGLYPLKSKAAVVREILREAFFVFKRQFLRTLLGIVLLFLTIAIVLSLPVVQTAIGHYVTDMLNKDYKTNIRIEQVAVSVFGGVKLKKVMIRDHHNDTLIYANRIKTNILSFSEAYNGDLFFGDIRLDKMVFKLKTYKGETQSNINKFVSLFDDGKKSSGRKFLLKAQNVYFTDSRFLVFDENRENPKDADFSKLDASISNFKIYGPEVSAKINKMAFKDYRGVRVKNLTSKFLYDKTHISLDNLDLETRFSHFKGDVSLKYRQGGMADFNNQVWITAKKMEATVSSNDIRYFYKGISGDKIFDIKSDVSGTLNNLFFHNLRLVDNRNSRINGNVVFKNLFGKKGDAFYMRAGFSKLNSTYDDLAAIMPDVLGKKLPSSLKKLGRFNLNGNVELTPETLVTDFYLSTGIGNIKAELEMSNIDNIDNAVYKGHIIADTFNIGKFIERSDLGIISFDIDADGSGFTTKNLMTKISGKVSRLYYNRYIYTNIELDGNLQSPFYKGRAIVNDPNLFMDFDGMLDLSGKDKRYDFHTEIDYADLHKLNFIKDTISIFKGDIRMDISGTTVDNMRGKINIAQAAYQNRKDNYIFDDFTIESSFDNQGVRTISINSPDVVDGKVTGKFRFAELGKILQNSAGSLYTNYKPNKVAKGQFLKFNLSIYNKIVEIFYPGIEVGSNTFVRGSINSDESDFKMNFSSPDIKAFDNEFKKVSLNIDNKNPLFNAFIEMDSIKTKYYKVSDFSAINVTMKDTMFVRSEFKGGTKNNDYFNLNFYHTIDKNKNNVVGIKKSELKFKDYLWFLNEKDDDRNKIVFDKKLQNFSIDTITMSHENQKMELVGKLRDSTYKDLSLNFEKVDLSKVLPTVDSLRVRGSLDGKVSFRQDKKVFQPTSSLRIDGLNVNDIALGNMRLNIEGDDSFRKFTVNSVLENDNVESFMAEGTFEIANKETLMNVDMRFNRFNIAALSPLGGNVISNIRGFISGTSNISGTFKKPDINGRLFLEDAGLKIPYLNTDYAFRDNSIVDLSENQFIFQNATLIDTKYKTEGVVNGTIKHKNFSNWNLDLSISSDRFLALDTKDSEDAAYYGTAFIDGRATISGPTGDLFIGVDAKSAPGTTIKIPINDTEATSSRNYMHFYSPKEKENIRNGILTTNQDSSYKGLSMKFNLDVNQNADIEVILDRESGHGMNARGVGNLLLEIDTRGKFQMTGDYAVWEGSYNFRYRGLINKTLAVKKNSYITWDGDPLRARLNLEAVYKTDANPAILLDNASVNRKVPVNVGILVTGILSNPEINFDINFPTINAVLKSEIQTKLDDKDIRQTQALTLLATGGFLSNEGVTQSAFTNNLLETGVGIFDNIFQNADDKVNVDLLVVSPDRTPTMETTGQVGFKVSTKVNDRVSVNGQVGVPVGGVNESTIIGNVEVQYRINEDGTANLRFFNRENDINYIGEGIGYTQGVGITYEVDFDTFQQLVNKIFKAKKIETPKKNSEEIPDSEVLPSYIHINDKKKHDEPAPKANTEGVPPKED
- a CDS encoding DUF4159 domain-containing protein, with protein sequence MKKIFYILLFLPFFGNAQEIALIKYNGGGDWYANPTSLPNLIKFCNQNIRTKIKPKPGTVELSSPDLFSYPFVHATGHGNVVFSDAEVINLRKYMLSGGFVHFDDNYGMDQYIRKEIRKVFPDQELVEIPASHEIFQKPFPFPAGLPKIHEHDGKRPQAFGIFIENRLVFLYTFECDLGDGWEDPEVHNDPKEVREKALRMGANILNYIFNN
- a CDS encoding THUMP-like domain-containing protein; protein product: MENPILKPEIQEFINSQIGKDVKALALKRNPFPDGEWIEILNQISAKTKAQTKLPTWFNTANIIYPSKISVEQTSSEKTAEYKSRLVSGENLIDLTGGFGVDDFYFSKKIKKVFHCEIDGGLSKIVSHNFAAMQAGNITSIHGDSTQVVTDSTIQYDWIYIDPSRRNEVKGKVFMLKDCSPNVPGLLDLYFSKSGNILIKTAPLLDITAGISELRNIRRIHIVAMDNEVRELLWELSADYKGQIEICTVNLTRNGEQHFDFIPDNNWNAAIGFPQKYLYEPNSAIMKSGGFEAVAERFDLMKLHKHSHLYTSDDMKPFPGRIFEIIENIAYEKGAMNDKIKGRHCNISVRNFPETPEIIRKKWKIKDGGDTYCFFTTDADNRKIVLICAKITPQ
- a CDS encoding AI-2E family transporter, with the protein product MITSKTISNGILKAIGTLALIVAAIYLIWQIQTLIYYLVAALILTLIGNPIQLFFRKKLKFSMTMATVATLFIFILIIVGLIMMFVPLVLSQSENLSVLNTSEIETNVSELLAKINNFLISHGVDKGNTIDVSKITSKLDFNFIPVFLNSVLGALSSFGMGLASTLFITFFFLKDKIMFIIGIKKILPDNHEEKILNSLSKINDLLSRYFIGLLLQLFIVFLLYWIVLLIFGIQNGFVIAFFCAVLNIIPYIGPLIGSVLAAVLTMISNLGMDFQSEILPKTIYVMIGFAVVQFIDNNFSQPIIFSKSTNSHPLEIFLVILIGGFLFGVLGMIIAVPVYTMLKVIGKEFFPENKIIRILAKNI